One genomic window of Priestia aryabhattai includes the following:
- a CDS encoding C40 family peptidase has protein sequence MNIKRWLLTATTVILATLGVSAVPSVHASEEKETAYIDVAAATLWTAPNILREVDAPSATNPVDMKKWTTSMNLKQKQQLSSDGMLETQALYGNKVTVLDEQGDWVKVAVDGQPTSRNELGYPGWMPTKQLTYSKRYEQYAKKPFVMVTAPTTYLYHSPSLKKKGIEVSYNTRLPLLAKSKSAYKVLKPNGKTAWISTKAGKIYASQKDIPVPTGTELVESGKAFLNLPYLWAGMSGFGFDCSGFTFTMYQSHGITIPRDSGPQSRAGKPVDMNNLQPGDLLFFAYNQGKGSVHHVAMYAGDGMMIHSPNSERTVEIIPLNTKGYIEEYAGARRYLP, from the coding sequence ATGAATATAAAACGTTGGCTTTTGACGGCAACAACAGTTATTTTAGCTACATTAGGGGTCAGTGCAGTTCCTTCTGTTCATGCTTCTGAAGAAAAAGAAACTGCTTATATAGATGTCGCAGCAGCTACTCTGTGGACAGCACCAAACATCTTGCGTGAAGTGGACGCTCCGTCAGCTACTAATCCTGTAGATATGAAAAAGTGGACCACATCGATGAATTTGAAACAAAAGCAGCAGTTATCTAGTGATGGGATGCTTGAGACACAAGCGTTATATGGAAACAAAGTAACGGTTTTAGACGAACAAGGAGACTGGGTCAAAGTAGCTGTAGACGGACAGCCTACTTCTCGAAATGAATTAGGATATCCCGGATGGATGCCTACTAAACAATTAACCTATAGCAAAAGGTACGAACAGTATGCAAAGAAGCCTTTTGTAATGGTGACGGCTCCGACTACTTATTTATATCATTCGCCTTCTTTGAAAAAGAAAGGTATTGAAGTTAGCTATAATACGCGCTTACCTCTTTTGGCAAAGTCAAAGAGTGCATATAAAGTATTAAAACCAAATGGAAAGACAGCATGGATTTCTACAAAAGCAGGAAAAATCTACGCGTCTCAAAAAGATATTCCTGTACCAACTGGCACGGAGCTTGTTGAAAGTGGAAAGGCATTTTTAAATCTTCCATATTTATGGGCTGGCATGAGTGGTTTTGGATTTGACTGCTCTGGATTTACGTTTACGATGTACCAATCCCATGGTATTACGATTCCACGTGATTCAGGGCCACAGTCTCGAGCAGGAAAACCAGTAGATATGAACAACCTTCAACCTGGAGACTTATTGTTTTTTGCCTATAACCAAGGAAAAGGAAGCGTCCACCATGTAGCAATGTATGCGGGAGATGGCATGATGATTCATTCGCCGAACTCCGAGCGGACAGTAGAGATTATTCCTTTAAACACGAAGGGATATATTGAAGAGTATGCAGGTGCACGTCGTTATTTACCTTAA
- a CDS encoding dipeptide epimerase, with translation MIIKDITVKHQTVPLLVPFKTALRTATEIDSISVEIQLENGIKGKGAASPTYVITGDSLEGIQAALQGPIKLALIGEDIRQFQKLLKKIQSCCIHNSSAKAAADIALHDAYTKFLNIPLYAFLGDKQPISTCMTISVDAPEKMAEDAQKSAADGFDILKVKVGSIPELDLERIKHIRSVIPDHVKLRLDANQGWTPKQAVQLINKMETLNFGIELVEQPVPAHDWEGLKFVTERVNVPIMADESLFSAKDALRLVSGRYVDLLNIKLMKCGGINEARKIASIAEANGVACMIGSMMEPSLSVGAAAHLAAAHPNITYFDLDAPLWLSAELDVLKYSGQEIFLSDLPGIGEITVPISK, from the coding sequence ATGATAATTAAAGACATAACTGTAAAGCATCAAACCGTTCCACTGCTTGTTCCGTTTAAAACAGCGCTTCGAACAGCAACAGAGATAGACAGCATAAGTGTAGAGATTCAGTTAGAAAACGGAATAAAAGGAAAAGGAGCGGCTTCGCCAACATATGTTATTACAGGCGATTCTTTAGAAGGCATTCAAGCTGCACTTCAAGGACCTATTAAACTAGCGCTAATAGGGGAGGATATACGTCAGTTTCAAAAACTCTTGAAAAAAATTCAAAGCTGCTGTATTCACAATTCAAGTGCTAAAGCAGCTGCTGATATCGCTTTGCATGATGCTTATACAAAGTTTCTTAACATTCCTTTATATGCTTTCTTGGGCGATAAGCAGCCTATCTCTACGTGTATGACGATAAGTGTTGATGCACCTGAGAAAATGGCTGAAGACGCACAAAAAAGTGCAGCGGACGGATTTGACATTTTAAAAGTAAAGGTAGGTTCAATTCCTGAGCTAGACCTTGAGCGTATTAAACATATTCGATCTGTCATTCCGGATCATGTAAAACTTCGGTTGGATGCAAATCAAGGATGGACTCCAAAACAAGCAGTGCAATTAATTAATAAAATGGAAACTCTCAACTTTGGTATTGAATTGGTAGAACAACCTGTCCCTGCTCATGATTGGGAAGGGTTAAAGTTTGTGACTGAACGAGTAAACGTACCCATTATGGCAGATGAGAGTCTATTTTCTGCCAAAGATGCATTAAGGCTTGTAAGCGGGCGGTACGTGGATCTTTTAAATATTAAGCTAATGAAGTGCGGAGGAATTAATGAAGCAAGAAAAATCGCAAGTATTGCCGAGGCGAACGGTGTTGCATGTATGATTGGAAGCATGATGGAACCATCACTTTCCGTGGGAGCAGCTGCTCATCTGGCAGCCGCTCATCCGAATATCACGTATTTTGACTTAGATGCTCCTCTTTGGCTTTCAGCTGAACTGGATGTGTTAAAGTACAGCGGTCAAGAGATTTTCTTATCAGATCTTCCTGGAATAGGAGAAATCACCGTTCCTATCTCAAAATAA
- a CDS encoding DUF819 family protein has translation MIQDGFMYVSVLTAFAALMVGIEKRFKANRFFKFIPGIVLIYIGAALMQTAGVFGDSESNVAMYTGVKNALLPAMLMLMLLKCDVRSVIKLGPRMLGGFIVAVFSIMVGFILVYAIFKNFYVEDTWKAFGALSGSWTGGSANMVALQGILDVPENIFGYALMMDTINYAVWVMFMFWLVPFASKFNKWTKADVSFIENSIDEVAATSESEKEGPQFQHLLYLLGLGLFVSAFSTFIGGRLPEVGAVINATSWTIMIASVVGLVLAVTPAAKIPGTLDVSNVMLYIVVALIASQSDFSNLAQAPIYLVSGFLIMFVHLVIMLLLAKLFKYDLFTLGVASLANIGGMASAPMLAAAYNRALIPVGVIMALMGSFLGTYFGMMIAKILGAI, from the coding sequence ATGATTCAAGATGGATTTATGTATGTGAGTGTGTTAACTGCCTTTGCTGCGCTCATGGTAGGGATTGAAAAAAGATTTAAAGCCAATCGATTTTTTAAATTTATCCCGGGTATTGTACTTATTTATATAGGAGCTGCTCTTATGCAAACGGCAGGGGTATTTGGGGATAGCGAATCAAATGTCGCCATGTATACGGGCGTTAAAAATGCACTGCTTCCGGCCATGCTGATGCTTATGCTGTTAAAGTGTGATGTTCGAAGTGTAATTAAACTTGGTCCAAGAATGCTGGGAGGATTCATCGTTGCGGTTTTTAGCATAATGGTAGGTTTTATCCTCGTCTATGCCATCTTTAAGAATTTCTATGTAGAGGACACGTGGAAAGCTTTTGGTGCTTTATCAGGAAGTTGGACCGGAGGATCAGCTAACATGGTTGCTCTCCAAGGGATTTTGGATGTTCCAGAAAATATATTTGGCTACGCTCTTATGATGGATACGATTAACTATGCCGTATGGGTTATGTTTATGTTTTGGCTTGTACCATTTGCATCTAAATTTAATAAATGGACAAAAGCAGACGTCAGCTTTATTGAGAATAGTATAGATGAAGTCGCAGCAACTTCTGAAAGCGAAAAAGAAGGCCCGCAGTTTCAGCATCTTCTTTATTTACTTGGTCTAGGTTTGTTCGTTTCAGCATTTTCTACGTTTATCGGCGGGCGTTTGCCTGAAGTGGGAGCGGTTATTAATGCAACGAGCTGGACGATTATGATTGCTTCTGTGGTTGGTCTAGTGCTTGCTGTAACCCCAGCGGCAAAAATTCCAGGTACGCTCGATGTATCAAACGTTATGTTATACATCGTTGTAGCGTTAATTGCTTCTCAATCAGATTTTTCAAATTTAGCTCAGGCTCCTATTTACTTAGTATCTGGTTTTCTTATTATGTTCGTGCACTTAGTGATCATGCTGTTGCTAGCTAAACTATTTAAATATGATTTATTTACGCTCGGAGTAGCAAGTTTAGCTAATATTGGTGGAATGGCGTCTGCTCCAATGCTTGCAGCTGCCTATAACCGTGCACTGATTCCGGTAGGAGTTATTATGGCTCTGATGGGTTCCTTCTTAGGTACTTATTTTGGTATGATGATCGCCAAAATTTTAGGAGCGATCTAA
- a CDS encoding DUF3870 domain-containing protein → MYDQDTIYIIGDAKAPQSNPITKKFNQYFLGLVVDKTNGKIIDVECSATIELTVRFVQSIFIGRHISDLTLTDDINSRYFGSSQKALVVAFHDAQKKYQQITAALST, encoded by the coding sequence ATGTATGATCAAGATACTATCTATATTATTGGAGATGCCAAAGCTCCTCAAAGCAATCCAATTACTAAAAAGTTCAATCAGTATTTTTTAGGACTGGTAGTTGATAAAACAAATGGAAAAATTATTGATGTGGAATGCTCAGCGACGATTGAGTTAACCGTTCGATTTGTTCAATCAATTTTTATTGGACGTCATATAAGTGATCTCACCCTTACAGACGACATTAACAGCCGCTATTTCGGGTCTTCCCAAAAAGCGCTGGTGGTAGCGTTTCATGATGCACAGAAAAAATATCAGCAAATAACAGCTGCTTTGTCTACATAG
- a CDS encoding glycerophosphodiester phosphodiesterase family protein: protein MNELTERRMEWDMFKNFHIKQLRLFDAGSWYDSRFSKQSIPTLIEVFEWMMDKKTKLTVNIELKNDRIYYPKLEEKVLRLIDEFDLEDQVILSSFNYDSLAKVRSLHSYIPTGFLFEGVSEDAIGKAKSIGAHLHCDMSFALSSYGKKAKQERLDLRVYTINEMNDFLKLQQASVKVVMTDYPNRFSSTMFKG from the coding sequence ATGAACGAATTGACAGAACGACGAATGGAATGGGATATGTTCAAGAATTTTCATATTAAACAGCTGCGTTTATTCGATGCTGGAAGTTGGTATGATTCTCGTTTTTCTAAACAATCGATTCCGACATTAATAGAAGTGTTTGAGTGGATGATGGACAAAAAGACAAAATTGACGGTGAATATTGAATTGAAAAATGACCGAATTTACTATCCAAAACTTGAAGAAAAAGTTCTTCGTCTAATCGATGAGTTTGATTTAGAAGATCAAGTTATTTTGTCATCTTTTAACTATGATAGCTTGGCTAAAGTGAGATCTCTCCATTCATATATACCAACAGGTTTTTTATTTGAAGGGGTGAGCGAGGATGCTATTGGAAAAGCGAAATCGATAGGAGCGCATCTACACTGTGATATGTCTTTTGCTCTTTCTTCGTACGGGAAAAAAGCAAAGCAAGAGAGATTAGACTTACGAGTATATACGATTAATGAAATGAATGACTTCTTGAAGCTCCAGCAGGCTTCAGTAAAAGTAGTGATGACAGATTACCCTAACCGTTTTTCCTCTACAATGTTCAAAGGATGA
- a CDS encoding glycerophosphodiester phosphodiesterase family protein, translating into MNTSIDLYAHRGFSGRYPENTMIAFEEARKMRVAGIELDVQLTKDGEIVVIHDERIDRTTNGMGYVQEFSY; encoded by the coding sequence ATGAATACTTCAATTGATCTTTATGCGCATCGCGGCTTTAGCGGACGGTATCCTGAAAATACAATGATTGCATTTGAAGAAGCTAGAAAAATGCGAGTTGCAGGTATTGAATTGGATGTACAATTAACAAAAGACGGGGAAATAGTAGTTATTCACGATGAACGAATTGACAGAACGACGAATGGAATGGGATATGTTCAAGAATTTTCATATTAA
- a CDS encoding ABC transporter substrate-binding protein, producing MKKILAIVTACLLVILGACSNSTGSSEAQETKKTASGKTEVVFWHAMSGDLEKSLNKIVDEYNKSQDKVEVKPVFQGTYEEAQTKFNTVAGTKDAPAIMQTFEVGTKFMIDSGKVQPVQKFINEDHYDTSQWEKNISSYYQVDGKQYSMPFNSSTPVLVYNKDAFKKAGLDPENPPKTYDELKAAAKKLTEKQRNKTSQYGFSILNYGWFFEELVASQGGLYVDHENGRKGDAQKAVFNGKEGLNAFNLINDMYKEGTFYNVGQNWDDMRAAFQSKKIAMFLDSSAGIKTLVDNAPFDVGVSYIPVPKEEDRQGVAIGGASLWMSKGISDETSKAAWDFMKYLATPEVQAKWHVESGYFAVNPKAYEQDIVKKEWEKYPQLKVTVDQLRETKPTPATQGALISVFPESRQKVVAGMESLYQGVKPKKALDQAAKETNRALEVANQK from the coding sequence ATGAAAAAGATATTGGCTATCGTAACGGCATGCTTGCTAGTTATTCTAGGTGCTTGCTCAAATTCAACTGGTTCTTCGGAAGCGCAAGAAACCAAAAAAACAGCATCAGGTAAAACAGAAGTCGTTTTTTGGCACGCCATGAGCGGCGACCTTGAAAAATCACTCAATAAAATTGTCGATGAGTACAATAAATCTCAGGATAAAGTTGAAGTAAAACCTGTTTTCCAAGGAACGTATGAGGAGGCACAAACAAAATTCAATACAGTGGCAGGAACAAAGGATGCACCGGCTATTATGCAAACATTCGAAGTAGGAACGAAATTCATGATAGACAGTGGTAAGGTTCAGCCTGTTCAAAAGTTTATTAATGAAGACCACTACGATACTTCACAGTGGGAGAAAAACATTTCAAGTTATTACCAAGTGGATGGAAAGCAATATTCAATGCCATTTAACTCTTCAACACCTGTTCTAGTTTACAATAAAGATGCCTTTAAAAAAGCAGGGCTAGATCCTGAAAACCCTCCAAAAACGTATGATGAATTAAAGGCAGCTGCAAAAAAATTAACAGAAAAACAAAGAAATAAAACATCGCAATACGGTTTTTCAATTCTAAATTACGGATGGTTCTTTGAAGAGCTAGTTGCTTCTCAAGGCGGTTTGTATGTGGATCATGAAAACGGTCGTAAAGGTGATGCCCAAAAGGCAGTATTTAATGGCAAAGAAGGATTAAACGCATTTAATTTAATCAATGATATGTACAAAGAAGGTACATTCTACAACGTAGGGCAAAACTGGGATGATATGCGTGCAGCATTTCAATCTAAAAAAATTGCAATGTTCTTAGATTCGTCAGCAGGCATTAAAACATTAGTAGACAATGCTCCATTTGATGTAGGCGTATCTTATATTCCTGTGCCAAAAGAAGAGGATCGTCAAGGAGTAGCTATTGGCGGAGCATCTTTATGGATGTCTAAAGGAATCAGTGATGAAACATCAAAAGCAGCGTGGGACTTCATGAAATATTTAGCAACACCAGAAGTTCAGGCAAAATGGCACGTGGAAAGTGGATACTTTGCAGTTAACCCAAAAGCGTATGAACAAGATATTGTAAAAAAAGAGTGGGAGAAATATCCGCAGTTAAAAGTAACGGTTGATCAGCTTCGTGAAACAAAGCCTACTCCAGCTACACAGGGTGCTTTAATTTCTGTATTTCCTGAATCGCGTCAAAAAGTAGTAGCAGGGATGGAAAGCCTGTATCAAGGAGTAAAGCCGAAAAAAGCACTCGATCAAGCAGCAAAAGAAACAAATAGAGCATTAGAAGTAGCCAATCAAAAATAA
- a CDS encoding carbohydrate ABC transporter permease: protein MSITRKCTAYLLLIAATLVLMFPILYAFSISFMSGAEVLEGKIWPSSFSFENYQAAFEKVPLLHYLINSFAVSIFVMAGQLLVSSLAAFAFVFIKFKGRDTIFFLFISTMMIPWEATMVPNFLTAQKLGWINNYLGLTIPFFALAFGTFLLRQQFKTIPNELYEASQVAGISRFRFFWNLVLPVSKTSLVTLGVYSFLTTWNMYLWPLLVTNTENVRTVQIGLKQMQTQEISTDWGVVMAAVVVVILPTLLLLFLGQKRLQKGLTQGAIK, encoded by the coding sequence ATGAGCATCACAAGAAAATGTACAGCTTATTTGCTACTCATTGCAGCTACTTTAGTATTGATGTTTCCTATTCTATACGCTTTTTCCATTAGTTTTATGAGTGGGGCGGAAGTGTTGGAAGGAAAGATTTGGCCGTCATCTTTTTCATTTGAAAATTATCAGGCTGCTTTTGAAAAAGTTCCACTGCTTCATTACTTAATTAACAGTTTTGCTGTGTCTATCTTCGTCATGGCTGGGCAGCTGTTAGTTTCAAGTTTGGCAGCTTTTGCATTTGTATTCATTAAATTTAAAGGAAGAGATACTATTTTCTTTCTCTTTATTTCTACAATGATGATTCCATGGGAAGCAACGATGGTTCCTAACTTTTTAACAGCACAAAAGCTAGGATGGATTAATAACTATTTAGGATTAACGATTCCTTTTTTTGCTTTAGCATTCGGAACATTTTTATTGCGTCAACAGTTTAAAACCATTCCGAATGAGTTATATGAAGCTTCTCAAGTTGCAGGGATTAGCCGCTTTCGTTTCTTTTGGAACCTCGTGCTTCCTGTGTCCAAAACAAGTCTAGTTACGCTTGGTGTATATAGCTTTTTAACAACATGGAATATGTATTTATGGCCACTATTAGTGACAAATACAGAGAATGTTCGTACCGTTCAGATTGGTTTAAAGCAAATGCAAACACAGGAGATTTCAACTGATTGGGGAGTGGTTATGGCCGCTGTCGTGGTTGTTATCTTACCGACATTATTACTATTATTCCTAGGCCAAAAACGTCTTCAAAAAGGATTAACACAAGGTGCAATTAAATAG
- a CDS encoding carbohydrate ABC transporter permease: protein MSAVTKTANSPVSVSSTPKEKKSMPTIIVGLSYLLPSLLLFSVFLFYPMIKTLYLSLFITDTQGNPLNFVGLQNFLHLFTDPNFLQSMKATFLFVLYTVPIGLIIALFLALIANEKLKGIGFFRTMFSSTMGMSVAASSVIWMFMYNPTIGVINKVLNLVGIHDVQWLLDPKYALIAVSISTIWMNIGFTFLILLGGLQNIDEKLYENARIAGVSYWYQLRKITLPMLSPTLFFIITVSFINAFQTFGQIDILTKGGPTDSTNVIVYSIYKDAFVNYNVGSASAQATILFFCILLVTALQFKLGERKVHYQ, encoded by the coding sequence ATGAGTGCTGTTACCAAAACAGCAAACTCACCTGTTTCTGTTTCATCAACCCCAAAAGAAAAAAAATCGATGCCTACTATCATTGTAGGACTATCTTATTTACTGCCATCATTACTGTTATTTAGTGTGTTTCTTTTCTACCCAATGATTAAGACCTTATATTTAAGTCTTTTTATTACAGACACACAGGGAAATCCCTTAAATTTTGTAGGACTACAAAATTTCTTACATCTATTTACAGATCCTAATTTCTTACAAAGTATGAAAGCCACTTTTCTATTTGTACTCTACACAGTGCCTATTGGCTTAATTATTGCCTTATTCCTAGCTCTAATCGCAAATGAAAAGCTGAAAGGAATTGGTTTTTTCAGAACAATGTTTTCATCTACGATGGGAATGAGCGTAGCAGCTTCTTCTGTGATTTGGATGTTTATGTATAATCCGACAATCGGTGTTATCAATAAAGTATTAAACCTTGTAGGGATCCATGACGTGCAGTGGTTATTAGATCCTAAGTACGCACTGATTGCTGTGTCTATCTCTACCATTTGGATGAACATTGGGTTTACCTTTTTAATTTTGCTTGGCGGTTTGCAAAATATTGATGAAAAGCTGTATGAGAATGCGCGTATCGCTGGAGTTAGCTATTGGTATCAGCTCCGTAAAATTACGCTTCCTATGCTTTCGCCAACGCTGTTTTTTATTATCACCGTTTCGTTTATCAATGCATTTCAAACGTTTGGACAAATTGATATTTTAACAAAAGGCGGACCTACAGATTCTACAAATGTTATTGTTTATTCGATCTACAAAGATGCATTTGTAAACTATAATGTTGGCTCTGCAAGTGCTCAAGCTACAATTTTGTTTTTCTGTATTCTACTGGTTACCGCTCTTCAATTTAAGCTTGGAGAAAGGAAGGTACATTATCAATGA